A region of Salvelinus alpinus chromosome 6, SLU_Salpinus.1, whole genome shotgun sequence DNA encodes the following proteins:
- the LOC139578410 gene encoding uncharacterized protein isoform X2: MALELNKGRPVLEGIPGGKETSIGSSQDATRFIQVSGSTVFLLEPPAQAPDDADPGEGPSAAATAHDGDDDEEETISLDSRRHEDPDAIQWENQPGNISSQAIRKLYGNHLRRQIELADIDIQYKKKKMENLALESEIKKRTIRKLDLEIKKLERELQEDDTAQNKN, encoded by the exons atggccttggagctaaataaaggcaggcccgtcttagaggggatccctggggggaaagagacgagcataggttcctcccaagatgccacccgcttcattcaag tgtctggcagcactgtgttcctgttagagccaccagcacaagcaccagacgatgctgatcca ggtgaaggccccagtgcagcagcaacagcacatgatggagacgatgatgaggaggagaccatctctctggattccagaaggcatgag gacccagatgctatacagtgggaaaaccagcctggcaacata agctcacaagctatcagaaagttgtatggcaaccacctccggcgccaaatagaactggcagacatagacattcagtacaagaagaaaaagatggaaaatcttgcactggagtccgaaataaaaaagaggacaattaggaaactggaccttgaaataaaaaaacttgagagggag
- the LOC139578411 gene encoding deoxyhypusine hydroxylase yields MASEQEVAAVGKILVNPKQDLTTRFRALFTLRNLGGPEAIEWISQAFVDDSALLKHELAYCLGQMQDERAIPTLETVLKDTTQEPMVRHEAGEALGAIGNLKVLDLLKEYSEDPVIEVAETCQLAVRRLEWLISGGDQKGEEVTDGNPYCSVDPAPPAQRKTVPELRTQLLDESLPLFERYRAMFALRNLGTEEAVLALGDGLQCSSALFRHEIGYVLGQIQHPASIPQLQAALELDGENAMVRHECAEALGSIGKEECMKILERYRKDTERVVKESCEVALDMLEYENGTQFQYADGLLRLQGEQ; encoded by the exons ATGGCAAGTGAGCAGGAGGTAGCAGCAGTTGGCAAGATTCTGGTCAACCCAAAGCAGGACCTGACAACACGGTTCAGAGCTCTCTTCACCTTGCGTAACCTGGGCGGACCAGAGGCCATCGAATGGATCAGTCAGGCTTTTGTTGATGACTCTGCTCTGTTGAAACATGAGCTGGCATACTGCCTGGGCCAAATGCAGGATGAGAGGGCCATACCCACGCTAGAGACTGTTCTAAAAGACACAACACAGGAGCCTATGGTCAGGCATGAAGCAG gtGAAGCATTAGGAGCTATTGGGAACCTCAAGGTCCTTGACTTGCTGAAAGAGTACTCAGAGGACCCAGTCATCGAG GTGGCAGAGACGTGCCAGTTGGCTGTTAGGCGGCTGGAGTGGCTGATATCTGGTGGGGACCAGAAAGGAGAGGAGGTCACCGATGGAAACCCCTACTGTTCTGTGGACCCTGCTCCCCCAGCCCAGAGGAAGACTGTCCCTGAGCTGAGAACACAGCTCCTGGATGAGAGCCTGCCGCTGTTTGAGCGCTACAGGGCCATGTTCGCCCTCCGCAACCTGGGCACCGAGGAGGCTGTCCTGGCTCTAGGAGATG GTCTTCAGTGTAGCAGTGCCTTGTTCCGCCATGAGATTGGCTACGTCCTGGGTCAGATCCAGCACCCAGCCAGCATCCCCCAGCTGCAGGCAGCCTTGGAGCTGGACGGGGAGAACGCCATGGTGAGACACGAGTGTGCCGAGGCCCTCGGATCCATCGGCAAGGAGGAGTGTATGAAGATCCTGGAGCGCTACAGGAAAGACACAGAGCGCGTGGTGAAGGAGAGCTGTGAGGTAGCCCTGGACATGCTGGAGTATGAGAACGGCACACAGTTCCAGTACGCTGACGGACTACTACGACTGCAGGGGGAGCAGTAA